The region AGCTAAATAGCAAAAAGCCCACCAATAAATGGCAGGCTTTTCTAGACAAATTAATCAGTAGATTTAATTACCTTGTACCAAACGACGGGCACTGATAATCCCTGGCTGCTGTTCTAATCGAGCCAGCAGTTTGGACAGCTGGGCCAGACCTTTGACTTCGATCAACAGTTTCATGTTGGCAATACCATCTGCTTCTGAAATAGTATTTACCTGACGGATATTGATCTGATCAGAGAAGATCACTTGCGTCAGATCTTTGAGCAGACCGCGGCGGTCATAAGCTTCTACTACAATCTGGACACTCTGACCACGGGTTGGCTGCATTTCCCAATCAGCTTCTACCGCACGTTCTGGTTCCTGCGAAATCATACGCACATAATCCGGACAAGCAACCTTATGGATGCTTACTCCACGATTGAGCGTGATATAGCCCCCAATCGACTCGCCATGTACAGGCTGACAGCATTGCGCCACATGTAGTTCAACATTGTCTAAGCCATCAATCAGAATACCATGAGCAGACAAAGTATGACTGGCACGTGGATTCAGCGCCGGCTTCAGTACCAGTTCAGGTTCATCCTGATCCAGGTGCATATGGCGATTCACCTGATTGATCAGCGCATGCAGGCTGATATCGCCATTTACGATCCCAATCAGAATGTCTTCGCCACTCTTCACATTAAAGTGATTGCAATAGTCACCCAAATCGATCGATTTCGGGTGAATCGCCAGACGTGAAAGCTCTTTATTCAGGATCTCACGGCCAACTTCCAGATTCTTGCTGCGATCCTGCTGACGGAACCAGTGACGTAACTTGTCACGTGCACGTGCAGTCTTGATATAACCAAGCGAGTTCACCAGCCAGTCACGGTTTGGCTCACGGTCTTTTTTGGTCAGAATCTCGACCTGTTCCCCGGTTTTCAGAGTATAAGTCAGCGGCACATAGCGCTGGTTCACTCGTGCGGCATAGCACTTGTTACCCACTTCGGTATGGACATGATAGGCAAAATCCAAGACTGTTGAGCCACGCGGCAATTCTTTAATATCTCCATCGCGGCTAAACACATAGATTTTCTCAAAGCCTTCAAAGTCTTGAATCTGTTCAAAATTCTCAACTTCTGCCTCAGAATCTTTATGTGCACTGGCATCATTACGTTCCTGGTAATGCTCTAATACGGCACGTAAAGAATGTAGACGATGGTTAAAGGAATGGTCTGTGGTTTTTGCCCCTTCCTTATAGTTAAAGTGTGAACATACACCTAACTCTGCCTCTTCGTGCATGTGATAGGTACGAATCTGCACTTCAAGCGATTTGTTTTCTGCAATCACGGCAGTATGCAGTGAGCGATAACCATTGGCTTTCGGATTAGTAATATAGTCATCAAACTGGTGCGGAATATGACGCCAGATCTGATGTACGATGCCTAACGTGTGGTAACACTCAGGTACTGAATTTACCAAGACACGTACAGCACGGATATCATAGAGCTGATCAAAGCTCAGATCCTTGCTCTTCATTTTTCGATAGATCGAATAAATGTGTTTGACCCGACCGGTAATTTCAGCCTCAATGCCATGCTCAGCCAGTTCACTACGCAACTTGTCGATCACAAACTGAATATAATGTTCACGCTCCAAGCGCTTTTCATTCAGTAAAGAAGCAATTTCTTTATAACGTTCTGGTGCCAGATAACGGAAGGCCAGATCTTCCAGCTCCCATTTCAACTGGGCAATACCAAGACGATGGGCAAGTGGCGAATAGATGGTCAGAATTTCGCGTGCAACACGTTCCTGACGGTCTCGAGGTGATTTCGCCAGTTCACGCAATGCATAGGTACGCTCGGCCAACTTGATCAGTACCACACGGACATCTTCAGTGACTGAGATCAGCATCTTGTAAATGCCGGTCAAATGCTCGCGCTGGTTATTATTGAAATGGTCTTCCAGACGTTTGTTATTTTCAATCAGCTCGGACAGCTTACCCATCGACAGGGTGCCTTGTACCAAGCCATGCACATTCTCACCGAATTTTTCCAGTACGTCTGCAAGCGGCGTGACACCTTCACGCACCGAACGATACAGCATGGCTGCAGACAGGGTATCTTCATCGACATGCAAATGGGCAAGGATATCCGCCATCTCAATACCGGTATAGAAAGTATTGGAGCGATGCTGAACCGTGGTTTCTAACTCATTTTCTAAAGTGAGATGGGCGACTTCTTCGAGCTGTTTTAATGGGGCCCCATCTAATATGCCGCGTACACGATCTAACCATTCGGTCATATCCTGCAGGGCTTGATCGGCATGTTCTACAGTCGCCTCCTGTGACAACTCATTCAGTCGCCCAGGCAGCTGTTCACGTACTGTGACCATACCATTCTCCTACTTTTATATACATCATCTCTTTAATCGTTTATTTAATTTTCTTTTTCGAACAAGGCAATCGACTCAACATGGCCCGTATGTGTGAACATATCCATCACACCTGCCCTGCTCAGACGATACCCTTGTTGTACCAGCAATCCGGCATCTCTGGCTAGAGTTGCAGGGTTACATGATACATAAACGATTCTTTTTGCACCAAACTTAGGAATATATTGCATCACTTCTTCTGCGCCGGAACGAGGCGGATCAATCAGCAATGCATCAAAACCCTGATTTGCCCAAGAATGATGCGAAAAATCCTGGGTTAAATCCTGCGAATGGAATGAAAGTTGTGCAATACCATTTATTCTGGCATTTTCCGCACCACGTCGCACCATTTCTTCACTACCCTCAACCCCTACGACACTTCCACTCGCACCAACACAGCGCGCCAATGGCAAGGAAAAGTTTCCTAATCCGCAAAACAGATCCAGAACACGCTCTCCTGGTTGTAGTTGTAGCAAATCACATGCCAGACGTATCATCTGCGGGTTTACTGTGGAATTGACCTGGGTAAAATCTAGCGGATCAAAGCCAAACTCAACATCAAAGTCATCCAGACGGTAATGCAGCCGCGCAGGCAATTGCGGTTGATCAATACGCGTCAGTTGGTTTTGAGCTGCTGGCTGAATATAAAGCTGCCACCCCTTCTGTAACGCAAATTCGCGTAATTGGTTGACATCCTGTTCAGGTAATTGTGCAGTTTCACGAACTACTAATGCGATTTCCTGATCACCCATGGCCAATTCTATATGACCAACGTCAGCCTTACCATTGAGACCTTGCAGCAATTGTTTAAGACGTGTAACCGAGCCAAACTCCTGATCCAGAATCATGCAGCGATCAATCGAAGTCAGCTTGTTACTTTGGCTTTCACGGAATCCCACCACCAGCTTGTCTTTACCAGGTAAATAGCGTACGCCAATACGGGCTTTACGACGGTAATCTTCGCGCTGTGAACGCAATGGCGCTAGCCATTCATCCGGCTGAATCCCGGCAAAATGTTGCAGATGCGATTTCAGCACATTCTGTTTAAGTTCAATCTGTGCATCCGGAGCGATATGCTGCATATTGCAGCCACCACAAATCCCAAAATGTGGACAAGGGGGCTGTATGCGAATTTCGGATGCTTCACTCAACAATTCAAGCGAGTCAGCTTCTTCCAGCTTTTTCACTTCACGGGTGATTCGGGCACGCACTGTTTCACCGGGCAGTGCATAACGAATAAAAACTTTTTTACCGTGCTTGTCCGCTGGATGGTCCGGATGTGAACCATAGTGAGCAATGCCACGCCCCTCGTGCGATAGTGACTCAACCTGGAAGATGTATTCGGGTTGCTGCTTGGGCCGTGGTTGAGCTCGATGTTTCATGAAAACCTAATGTGTGAAGATGGGAAAATCAAATTGAGTAAATTCAGTCCGTCGCGACGTTTCACGCCAGACCGATAAAAAGTCCGCATGCTGCGGTTGCGTTTGCAAATACTGGATCGTACTTTGTACCAGATGTTGATAATCAGGCAGCAATAACTGTCCCTTTAGCAACTGCCAGCGAATATAGACCAGCCAGGTGTTCAGGACATCACCTTCACAATAGCTGGTGAGCTTGTCCCATTCCTGATTGCGCACATATTCAGGCACATGGTAGCCACCATCGCCACGCTTGCCTGGATAACCGAGCAAGTGCGCCACGTCATCCAATTTCTGGAAATGACGGGCATGAAACATGGCCATCACATCCATCAAATCGACATGACGCTGATGGTAACGGTTCTGATAGTTATTATAGCGCTTTTGCGTATCAATTTCGCCCTGATCAAACAGACTTGGCGCAGACAAGCCATGGTACATGGCCCGGTAAAGAATCACGGGCAGATCAAATTGTGAACCATTCCAACTCACTAGGGTTGGATGACGCTTATCAAAAATCGATAAAAATTTTCGTAAAATTTCAGCTTCTGAATTCTGTTCCCTACTAAAGGAAAACAGTTTCATACCCTGCTCATCAATCCACAGTCCGGAGATACAGACAATTTCATGTAATGGCAGACGCTGAAAATCAGAACCGGATTCCTGACGACGCAGTTTGGTCAGGGCTTGATCCAGGCTTTGTTCCGGCAGGTCCAGGCCAAACAGATGTGCGCCTGACTTAAGATCGGTCTGGGTTTCAATATCAAACGTTAAAACAGGCAAGCGCATAAATTGATTACTCAGGAATTATTCAGGATCTTGTACAGAGAATAAACCTGTAGACAGATAACGGTCACCACGGTCACAAATAATGCACACGATTACGGCACCTGGATTTTCTTCTGCCAGCTTGATCGATGCCCAGACTGCACCTCCGGAAGAAGTTCCAGCACTGATCCCTTCTTTTTGTGCCAGCTTGCGCATGGTTTTTTCAGCTTCAATTTGTGGAATATCGATAATACGATCCACACGGCTACGATCAAAAATGGTTGGCAGATACTCTTCTGGCCAGCGGCGGATCCCCGCAATACTTGAACCGTCAGAAGGTTGTAAACCAACAATCTGAATATCAGGATTTATCTCTTTCAGGTATTTAGATACCCCCATAATAGTACCGGTAGTTCCCATCGAGCTGACAAAGTGAGTGATCTTGCCTCCCGTTTGCTGCCAGATTTCCGGACCAGTGGTCAGGTAATGCGCTTCAACGTTGTCCGGATTACCAAACTGGTTCAGCACCAGGCCTTTGCCTTCATTTTGCATTTGCAGTGCCAGATCACGCGCACCTTCCATGCCCTGCTCTTTGGTCACTTCAATCAGTTCAGCCCCATAAGCACGCATGGCATCCTTACGTTCCTGGCTCATGTTATTCGGCATGATCAGCTTCATTTTGTAGCCGCGCATTGCCGCAACCATCGCCAATGCAATCCCTGTATTTCCACTCGTTGCCTCAATCAGGGTGTCACCCGGCTTGATCTGACCACGCTTTTCCGCCTGCATGATCATATTATAGGCCGGACGATCTTTCACCGAACCCGCAGGGTTATTGCCTTCGAGCTTTGCTAACACTGTCGCTTGAGTGTGATTTGCCAGACGCTGTAGACGCACCAGTGGCGTTTTGCCAACGTAGTAGTCCAGTAAAAATTCGTCTGCTTGAAAATCAGGGGTGGTATTACTCATTATTTGCACCTATGTCGAGGTGCGGCTATTGTATGAAAATTTGCATTTCCCTGCACCCATTTAACCAGTCTTTTTCAGAAAACCGATTAAAACTCATGCAGCATTGTCCAAAAAATAAAAATCATCATGTCTGTCAGTAGTTTATTAATAAACTGTTCACCTTTATTCCAGTATTTCTCAGGTCAATCTCAAGTTTACAAACTCTCATTTCTTAGCATTTTATAGCCTATCTATTTGAATATTTTTAATATACAAATTTACCCTTAAAAAAAGTCCGTTTCATTTCATCTTGCGAAAAACTTTGATGAAATTTTAACTGAAGATTTAAAGCGTGCTAATATGCGGAGCATAAGGAAAACACTGCTTGAATCATGTCAAATATCAATAAAAAGCTGTTTAAACGCCTACACTTAAATCATGCCTACGGTCAGTTGATTGCACTGATCTTTGTGCCAATTACAATCTTGGCTTGTGTAGGTGCAGCGCTGGTTTTGACAGAAACCTCCAATGCAGCCCGTGCCCAGCAAAAACAGATGGCAATTGCCATTCTGACTCGTTTTCAGGCCACTTCTGAATCTGCGCTAGATATTGTCAATTATTCCCCCTGGCAGTATGAGCAGGCACGCAATGCCATGCAAAATATGCTCAATGAAAAGCATCTGCTACGTGCTGCAATTGTGGATCTTCAAGGCAGAAACCGCTTGGGTAT is a window of Acinetobacter sp. ASP199 DNA encoding:
- a CDS encoding bifunctional (p)ppGpp synthetase/guanosine-3',5'-bis(diphosphate) 3'-pyrophosphohydrolase gives rise to the protein MVTVREQLPGRLNELSQEATVEHADQALQDMTEWLDRVRGILDGAPLKQLEEVAHLTLENELETTVQHRSNTFYTGIEMADILAHLHVDEDTLSAAMLYRSVREGVTPLADVLEKFGENVHGLVQGTLSMGKLSELIENNKRLEDHFNNNQREHLTGIYKMLISVTEDVRVVLIKLAERTYALRELAKSPRDRQERVAREILTIYSPLAHRLGIAQLKWELEDLAFRYLAPERYKEIASLLNEKRLEREHYIQFVIDKLRSELAEHGIEAEITGRVKHIYSIYRKMKSKDLSFDQLYDIRAVRVLVNSVPECYHTLGIVHQIWRHIPHQFDDYITNPKANGYRSLHTAVIAENKSLEVQIRTYHMHEEAELGVCSHFNYKEGAKTTDHSFNHRLHSLRAVLEHYQERNDASAHKDSEAEVENFEQIQDFEGFEKIYVFSRDGDIKELPRGSTVLDFAYHVHTEVGNKCYAARVNQRYVPLTYTLKTGEQVEILTKKDREPNRDWLVNSLGYIKTARARDKLRHWFRQQDRSKNLEVGREILNKELSRLAIHPKSIDLGDYCNHFNVKSGEDILIGIVNGDISLHALINQVNRHMHLDQDEPELVLKPALNPRASHTLSAHGILIDGLDNVELHVAQCCQPVHGESIGGYITLNRGVSIHKVACPDYVRMISQEPERAVEADWEMQPTRGQSVQIVVEAYDRRGLLKDLTQVIFSDQINIRQVNTISEADGIANMKLLIEVKGLAQLSKLLARLEQQPGIISARRLVQGN
- the rlmD gene encoding 23S rRNA (uracil(1939)-C(5))-methyltransferase RlmD; this translates as MKHRAQPRPKQQPEYIFQVESLSHEGRGIAHYGSHPDHPADKHGKKVFIRYALPGETVRARITREVKKLEEADSLELLSEASEIRIQPPCPHFGICGGCNMQHIAPDAQIELKQNVLKSHLQHFAGIQPDEWLAPLRSQREDYRRKARIGVRYLPGKDKLVVGFRESQSNKLTSIDRCMILDQEFGSVTRLKQLLQGLNGKADVGHIELAMGDQEIALVVRETAQLPEQDVNQLREFALQKGWQLYIQPAAQNQLTRIDQPQLPARLHYRLDDFDVEFGFDPLDFTQVNSTVNPQMIRLACDLLQLQPGERVLDLFCGLGNFSLPLARCVGASGSVVGVEGSEEMVRRGAENARINGIAQLSFHSQDLTQDFSHHSWANQGFDALLIDPPRSGAEEVMQYIPKFGAKRIVYVSCNPATLARDAGLLVQQGYRLSRAGVMDMFTHTGHVESIALFEKEN
- a CDS encoding 3'-5' exonuclease, translating into MRLPVLTFDIETQTDLKSGAHLFGLDLPEQSLDQALTKLRRQESGSDFQRLPLHEIVCISGLWIDEQGMKLFSFSREQNSEAEILRKFLSIFDKRHPTLVSWNGSQFDLPVILYRAMYHGLSAPSLFDQGEIDTQKRYNNYQNRYHQRHVDLMDVMAMFHARHFQKLDDVAHLLGYPGKRGDGGYHVPEYVRNQEWDKLTSYCEGDVLNTWLVYIRWQLLKGQLLLPDYQHLVQSTIQYLQTQPQHADFLSVWRETSRRTEFTQFDFPIFTH
- the cysM gene encoding cysteine synthase CysM, which encodes MSNTTPDFQADEFLLDYYVGKTPLVRLQRLANHTQATVLAKLEGNNPAGSVKDRPAYNMIMQAEKRGQIKPGDTLIEATSGNTGIALAMVAAMRGYKMKLIMPNNMSQERKDAMRAYGAELIEVTKEQGMEGARDLALQMQNEGKGLVLNQFGNPDNVEAHYLTTGPEIWQQTGGKITHFVSSMGTTGTIMGVSKYLKEINPDIQIVGLQPSDGSSIAGIRRWPEEYLPTIFDRSRVDRIIDIPQIEAEKTMRKLAQKEGISAGTSSGGAVWASIKLAEENPGAVIVCIICDRGDRYLSTGLFSVQDPE